The genomic interval TCTCACCCAGACCCTCAGATACAACTCATAGCTGTTGTAATTACCACCACGTATATAACGATAGTGAACATATTTATGATCATCACCAACCCATTGTTTCACATTCCCAGCCATGTCATAGAGACCATAGGGACTGCGATTATCAAGGGTCTGATATCCATTATGTGTTTCACCATTGTAAAAGCCAACCGGCGTTGTTTTTACAACATCGTCAAACATCTTTTCGAACAGATTGTGACTACTGATGAAGTTTGCCCGGTTTTTCTCGATATGATCTCCCCAAGGGAACGGTCTCGTACCTGTACCTCGGGCTGCTTTTTCCCACTCAATTTCAAGTGGAAGGCGATACCCGTAGAACTTTGCATAAGCATTGGCACCAAACCAGCTTACTTCAACCATGGGATGATTATCATAGCCCTTTTTTGATGCGAATTGACCATTTGTATAGCTCAATCGTAAGCCGGGATTTTTGATGGGGACCAATGGATAATCTCCAGCAGGAATTTCAAACTCATGGAGATATTCATGGAAGGGATCGCCAGGATGAAAACCCCAAACCGTATCATTTTTGACATAGACTGCTTTCTGCTCTATGGCAGCATTGAGGAAAGCAGCATACTGTGTATTGGTTACATGGGTGGCCATGATTTCATATTCAACAGTGGTTTTCACATGTTCGTGTTGCCCATAAAAGAAATCGCCAGCTGGGATGGTAATCCAAAGATCTGGATTCACACCTGAATCAACATATTCAATTTCTTCTTTAGCGAATACAAATGAGGCTAAAACCATGAACGGAATCAGAAGTTTAATAAGTCTCATTATAACCCCTCTCTTTCCATTTGGGCTCTAATCTTATCCCGACCTTCTTGGGTCATTTCTGCGGTGGGATTAATGTCCAATTCTGGATCTTTAGCTTCTTGTTCCCAAAGCGCGCCATCCTTCTTGAATAAATCAATGAGTCTCCAGCCTAATAGGCCACCCACAATTATCAGGATGGCACCCAAG from Candidatus Neomarinimicrobiota bacterium carries:
- a CDS encoding formylglycine-generating enzyme family protein, translated to MRLIKLLIPFMVLASFVFAKEEIEYVDSGVNPDLWITIPAGDFFYGQHEHVKTTVEYEIMATHVTNTQYAAFLNAAIEQKAVYVKNDTVWGFHPGDPFHEYLHEFEIPAGDYPLVPIKNPGLRLSYTNGQFASKKGYDNHPMVEVSWFGANAYAKFYGYRLPLEIEWEKAARGTGTRPFPWGDHIEKNRANFISSHNLFEKMFDDVVKTTPVGFYNGETHNGYQTLDNRSPYGLYDMAGNVKQWVGDDHKYVHYRYIRGGNYNSYELYLRVWVRDSAGPEHTSMSLGFRCARNPVVEMEAAPADSVKSE